The DNA segment ATGTATTAGAGACAGGACAAGCAGATTCCATAATTCTACATTTGGCCTGCAGGGAGCAACATCTCTCTAGCAACGACCACACCACATACTTAAATAGATACTGCAGGAAATGCATTTAATTGGCCAAGGaataagagttttgtttttaaaaatttaaaaaaaattacatcaacATATTTCCACTAAGTAATTTCCACTCCTACATATTTTGATACAGAGATGTTGCTATTTTTCTATTTACAGTGCTAGGTACATAGTGAGCTTTTAACAAATAAACACTTATGGATTGTTCAGTTGGCTGAAGATAATTCAGGCTTGCCTGAGGCATGGAAAATACAGGGTGAGAATAGGAGGAAGTACCAATTGGTAAATGTGCATGGAAAAGCACTGCTACagtttgaatgtttgttcccTCCCAAACTCACACTGAAATTTAATTACCATCCCAGTAGTttgcaagattaaaaaaagaaatttgattgccattgtaacaatattaagaggtgggacttttttttttttctgagacagtttcactcatgttgcccaggctggagcacaatagcacaatctcggctcactgcaacctccacctcccaggttcaagtgattctcctgtctcagcctcctgagtaactaggattacaggcacccaccaccacacccagttaatttttgtatttttagtagaggcagggtttcgccatattggccaggctggtctcaaactcctgacctcaggtgatccgaaagaggtgggacctttaagaggtgatttggCCGTGAAGACTCTCCCTTATGAaaggattaatgtcattatcaaGATGGGGGGTTTGTTATAGAAGAATAAGTTTGGcccctcttgctctctcaccctctctttgCCTTTCAACCGTGGGATGATGCAACAAGAAGGTCcttgccagatgccagcaccttgatattggacttcttaGCCACCATATCTGTGAGCCAGTACATTtctgttccttataaattacccagtctcaggtattctgttatagcagtacAAAGCAAACGAAGACTAGCACTTTTCTGTCTGGTTAATAGCTTGCCcaagaaaaacaaatgcatttGAAAATTTATGAAAGATCTCTCTAAAAGCAAGCcatgattctttttaaaaaagcaaacagtaATCTCGGTTTTATAAATATTCCCCTTCAATTCAAAGTTCATCCTTCATATGTATTAGAGAAACAAGTTCCAGGTTTATGCATGTCATACATGTTTAAAGTTTTACGTTTAGACTCAGCcctgtcaaatgcatttattccaAACTGACTCAGCCCTCTCCCCAGCTAGATTCTGCAGAGACTGTATGAAGCCACCAAAGTCCACCCATCACTGAAAGGAACCACTGAGATTAGTTTTGGCAGGAAGCACTGAGCAAAGAGCAGGGCAGCCCGGCCTGGGCTTGGCCAGCCTAGCAGCAGATGTGCATGTGTTCTTAGAGGCAACGATGCTCCTCTTCCCACAGAATAGGTTGTGGGCTCCCAGGTTCTTGCACCTTTTGCTGGGACTTGCCCCGAAGCCATCTGTCTATCTCTCGGAACTTTTTGGTTTTCCAAGCAGCAAAGAATGAGCACCTTTAATGCCAACAGTGTCCAAGAGCACCCTGATCCCAGGTGGACCCCTTTTCTGGAGGCCAATAGGCTCAGGTAGCTTTGGAGGGTGGGCCTGCAGGGAGAGGGGCTGGTCAGTCTGTCTGTCCATGAGTGAGGGACAGACACACCCCTCAGCCCCCTGGAGGGTGTTGGTCTTCCCCAGAAGCTGCAGACTGGTGTTTCAGCTTCACTCCCAATGACACTGAGCCAACCAATGACTACTGGCCTCATcacaggcccagggtccccatctGCCGGAGTTCATGGTCACATTGCTTCACAGGCTGAAATCTCTGCAGGGAGAGGAGGCAGCAAGGTGACTGAAGCAGGGGCAGCTGGGAAGGAGACACTGTGATCTCTCAACCAGCAGGAACACTGCCTCCCTGCCCAATCAGGAGTACATAATGCAGGAACCAGAGTGACTTTCCTTCACTCCTGAGTTTGTTTTCCttgtgtttgtttgagacagggtcttgctctgttaccctggctggagtgcagtggcacaatctcagctcactgcagcctcaacctcccaggctcaatcaatcccctcatttcagtctcccaagtagctgggactacaggcatgcaccaccatgcccagctatttattttatttttttattttttgtagagacagggttctgccttattggccaggctggtctcaaactcctgacttcaactaatactcccgcctcagcctctcaaagtgctgggattacaggcgtgagccactgtgcccagcccactccTGAGCTTGTTACATGTCCTCTGGGGGAGCCCCCAGCATCACTGCTGGCCCCAGCTCCCAGCCAGGGCCCTAGGTGCACAGGCAGGAGGGACATGGTGCCATCATTCTACCCTTGCAGGGTGCCGAGGCTGTGAGTCAGCTCACCAGAGGAGGAGGGGAATCAGTGGGTGGCCCCACGGCCAGAGCCTGAGCTCAGGAAAAGCAGCACTGTGGCGGGTGTGTGGCATGTCAGGAGCCCAGAAGCTGCTGTCCTAGGCCCCTTTCCTCCTACAGCATGATGTGGTGTAAATGAGGGGCCTCAGCTGAGGGACATTTTGCTGAGTGTCAGAAGCAAAGGGAGGGTTAGGAAACCCCGGGGAAAAGGGAATGTCAAGGTGCAGAGGCGAGGCCTTTCTACATGAGGACCACGGGCAGGGCAGCAGAGTCCCAGAGAGGTCCAGTGGGCACCAGGGAGGGCTACCATCTTCCTCAGTGGGGCAGGCCCTGCCTGATGGCACAGTGGTAGACAGCACCCCGCCACCCCACTCCCTAACCAACACAAATCACACACACAACCAGGTCCTGTCCTCACCTCACCATGACAACCAGCACCCAGCTCGGGCCTGCATGGCCCTGGTGTGGACCCAAAGGTGGGGTGTGGGGTGAGGATGAGGAAGGCAGCGTCCATGTCCTTTGAGGGCAAGGCTGGGCCCCAAGTGGAGCTCTGGCCCAAAGGAGACGTAGGCTCCAGACCAGAGAGGCCAGGAGCTGGTAGAGTGAGGCCTCCCTCTGccaccccttcccctcctccgCCCATCCAGGGGAGACTTGGGAAGCAGGGGAGGAGCGCCCATCACTTTCCACCCCGGGAGAGGGCCAAGGGGACTCCGGGCTGGGTGGCCATGATGTGGTAGATGGATTCCCGGAAGCGCTGGTCCCTGCTGAGCCGCTTGGCCACCTCCTTTAGCTCCTCCATGTTGTTGGCATCCAGCTGGGAGGTCATGAAGGACTGGGACGGCTTCACTGGGGAAACAGGAGCCCGACAGCCCTGTGAACAGTGCTCCCTCCATGAAGGCCTGGCCCTGTCCCCAGCCTCACGCCACCCCCTCACTCCCTTATGTGTGCCAAGCTTCTTCCAGCCCCTTCCCACACACCGGCTTCCACATCCTTTGAGAAACCCAGGGCCCTGAGAATTCACCCATTTGCCCAAGGATGGTGGGGCCAGGTTCAAGGCCgcactatccagcctcagagctGGGCCAACCCTTCTGGCTCCGCATGTTGCCCTCTTCATGCCTTGTCACCACCCCACCAGGGCACGCAGACAGCAACACTCACTGTCATTCCAGGAGGTGCTGGACCGGCGCCGGTGGAAGCGGCAGCTCTTGATGCGGCGAGTGGCTGCCTTATGGATGTACACGGAGTTCTTCATGATCACAGGCATCTTGGCCTCCAGCTCGGCATTCCGGATGCACTCCTCAAAGAACCCTGTGGTGGCAGGGCCAGGAAGGGTGTGGTTTGACTGCATCCTTACCCCCAGCCAGTCCCTCCCCTCCAAGGATCCTGGTGAGATTGAGTGGGAAATATTTTGACCCCGTCCCTTGAGATTCCAGAGCCACCTGCTGAAGGGGACTTTCTTGGCCTTTCAAGCCACAATCTGCAGCCATCTCAGGGCAGGTCTGCTGAGAACAGAGCTCTGAGCTTTTGATAAACAGAAGAAGCTCCTGGCTTTCCCCTCACCACAGATCCAACAGCCGCAAGAAAGCAGTGGCGCTGAGATGCCTGCAGGCAGGTAACTGGAGAAGAAACACTTCGATATCCAGGGAGCACCTCATGCATAGCAGACCGTGTGTGGGTTTTCTGGCTCTACAGGGCCAAGATCCCATCTGGGGCTGAGTGCCAAAGTTGGGGGCCGGGGCCTAGAGGCAGGGCTTACTTTTCAGATGGCTCACATCAGCCCGcatcctctcctccttctccttattCCGCACCTTGGAATTCAGCCCCTGTTCCAGGCTTCGCAAGgccccctctgcctcccggagaCGCCTCTCCAGGTCCATGCGGACCTTCACTTCAGCCTGAGGTTGAGGAGAGGGAAATGAGAAGGAAGTCATGTCCTGGAAGTAGCTGCCATCTTCCCCGGAAGCCTTCCTTGGTCACCCCTGGCTCAATGGGCGTGGATGGGAGTTATCCCATCTTGCTTCTGAGTCTTACCCTTTGAACCAGATGGACTGGGCTTGGCACCTGCACCCAGCAGGTGTCTGTCAATGATGCAGCAGACTTGCTGCTTCCCCTCATGGTGGCTCCATCCCCCATGCCTGGCCGTCTGGTCAGACTGACAGAGATAATTCATGCAGCTACCCGGTAAAGtgcaggggtgggaggggagtctccagggaaggggaagggccCTGGCACCAGCTGCCCCCAGCAGGCCAGGTCGCACCTTGAGCTCCCGCTCAGCCTGCTGCTTCTCTGCCGTCAGCTCCTGCAGCGAGTTCTGCAGAGCCTGGGACTGGCTGGAGTAGAACTCGCGCTCCTCCTCCAGGGCCCGTGAGCGCTCCTCGTTCTCCTTCATTCTGCGGGGACAGAAGACGCACTTACTCAATGCTCACTCGCCAGATGGGATTGCCAGTGGATGGACAGCTCCTCTTAGAGACCTGGACTGGAGAAACCTTGAATCCCAGGCTTCATGAGCCCCTGAACTTTGTGGGTCCAGGCACCCAGGGGATGAGATAGATGGTGTGGTCAGTGCTGGGAGCCCTAGGTTTAGAGTCAGAAGACTGGAGTCCTGGGTCCAGAGCTTGCTAGTTCTGTGACCTCAGAAAAGTCATATAACCCCTCTGAGGCTccgtttcctcatttgtaaaaggggGCTTAAACACTTGCCCAGCCTGTCACAAAGCATGGTGACAAGGACCTAATAACTCTGCATGGTTCACACCATTGCACGAGATAATTATCAAGCCAGCTTCGGGGAGTGAAAGTTCTCTTCCCACTTTCCTGGTGGGGAAACAGAGTCCTAGGCAAAAGGAAGTGGGTGAGCCCTACTTGGTCAGTGCCAAGTAGAACCCAACAGTCCGGGTGTCCATTTCGAGGAAAGTCCCCAGACCCCAAAGCCGATGGTGTCCTCCGGGGTCGGGGCTCCCTCACCGCTTCTCTGCCAGGAGCTTCTCCTCTAAGAGCTGCTGCATCTTCTCCTCGATCTGCCGGAGGTTGCTATGGAGGCCCCCGCTGGGAGGGGGCTGCTCACTCTGATTGGCCAGTGTCTGCAGGTGGTTCTCGTTCTCCTCCAGCATTTCCAgggttttcttcttctctatGGAGAGTTCCTggcatggagggagggaaggaaaagaaaagcccaaCTTAGGTTCTTCAACGTGGCTGCCCTCACCTGCTTTTCCGTTCGGGGGAGTGACCCACTCCTCTCTCAGTCCTCTATGGCCGCTGAAATGTCTTCATTCTTCTCCAGAGCTAAAAGGCCCAGATCTCTTCCACAACAGGGCAAGGTTACTCCTCCATCAAGAGTCATAAAGGAACCCAAAGTGCCTTCCAGTGGAGACGGCACCTACTAGAACAGGGTCGCATGACCTTCTGGGGTCCTGGTTCCTCCAGGGGTGAATGAGGAGACGTAGTGGGCTTACGTGAAAAATACCCAACAGGAACCAGCCCAAGAACAGATTTAGATGCTCTCACAAACAGAgcgaagctgtagtgagctatgattgcaccactgcattccagccttggcaacacagccaGAACCTGTCCCCCCATGCCCCCCACccaaccaaataaaaaaaaagatgtcctgTCCATTTATCAGACTGGGATCTTGTACTAAATGGCATTACacagaagcagagttgaaaataTCCATGGGAACGACCTCCCATGATGTGAAACAGggaaagataaatgaataaaggccCCACAAGCTCCAAGGCTCCAGTCAGTCAAGGGAGACAAGAAACCTTTGCAGCCTTGATGATAATTCATGGATACAGCACAGGTATGGGCCATACACCATATGTGCCAGGCTCACTCCAGGGGATGGGCTTGGAGAGACCACGAAGACACAGTCTAGTGAAATTCACAGTTTGGAAAACACACCTAGCGTGTTAAGTCccataaaatatgtacaaaatgccATGGGAGCCAAGAGCTCAGAGTAGATACCTGCCTTGAAAATCAGAGAAGCTTGACTGAggagacatttgagctgagacttaGAAGGGTGAATAGAAGTTCTCTAAGCAGAGAAAAGGTGGAAATGATACACTGTGTAGAAGGAACAATGTGGGCAAATGTATGGAGCAAGAAAGAGCTTGCTTTCTTGGGGTACCTGAGCTCCGTGGTTTGGAGCAGGGGTTGGGAGTCTTTGTGCAGGGCATGGAGGAGCAGCAAAGGGAAGagtgaggagagagggaaggggagaccAGGGCCAGAGTTTGCACTTGCTTGCCATGCTAAGGAGTTTGTACTTTGTCCTTGAGGCATGTtacctcccctccccatcccagtTTCTGTAGTATCAGATGATGGTGACCTGGCAGTTGATTTCCCTTTATGTTCaatgtcattcaggagcagctaAGTGAACAAGACACAAGAAGGAAGCGGTGGGTGGCTCCACTGCCCACCTTAACCAATCCTCTATCCGGTATAAAAATATAAGCACTGGAGGTGGATTTCCTGAGGCCATGGTAATAGCAAGGACAAGCCTGAATTTGTCCTTTTGGGTCTGAGAACAGACACTTCTTGCTTTGGGCCTCATGCCTCGGCCAGAGTTTTCAATGATCCATAGAGAAGAGACCCTTTAGATCAGCACCCCTCCATGCCCATTTCTCTTACAGATCACCCCCTGGGGAAACACTGCTAGAAAAAAGTGTCATGTGATCCAACCAACCGGCCTGCCACCTGGTCAACTAATCCACCAGCAGCCCCTCACCTCCAGCGTCTGCTGCAAGGACTCCGTGAGGTGCCtcagttcctttttctcttgttCTACACCCTTAAGGCATCTTGCAGTCAGTTCCAGCTCCCTGTGGGGACAGAGGGCTGGGTATGGCAGTgcccactctccccaccccccaccaatcACCTCTGCACATAGAAATGCTTTTGCTTCACTTCCTGATGGGGCTCAGGAGGGCTCTTGAATGGCCAGCCCCTCTGCACAGCTGGGCCCTGACAGCAGCAGTAGGGGCCTGGAGCTGAAAGGAAGTCCTGGCCACATGGAGTTGGAGTCACTTGCTCCAGGTACACATGCATCTGTCACCTGGAATAAACCTAGGGCCACCCCACAGGCAGAGGGAAACACTGGAGAAACAAAGGGGCCCCAGCCTCACCTTGTCTTCTCTGGACAGCACTTGCTAGAACCCATGGTCATTCTGACATAGAACATGGCTAAGGCCCCTCTCTGGGTTAGTAACAAGCTCCTTGCTGCCTTCTTCAGAAGCTTCAGTCACCTTAGGCTTTTACACTAGTGTCCCCTCATCCTACTTGGAAAGTCTTTCCCTTCTCCTGCTCAATTTTCCAAATCCTACTCACCTTTCAAGGCCCATCTCACTCAGCCCTGCATTCAAGCCCACAAGGGTCATGCATGTGTCTCAATTCCCGTAACACAGGAAATCTGCACCATGCCTTCTAGCACCTGATTACATATTATTACACTAATGTTTCCTGGGTACGAATCTGGTTTCCCTAACCAGATCATACGTCCACTCTTCAAGGGAGTGGACTTGTCTTCTATTCCTTCTAGTACCTGGCAACATTCTAGAAGCTGAGTAAGCGCTTGGCTATTTACTTAGTAAGATCCTCTGGGTTTTTCCCTCCTCAAAATACATAGTTAATTGACACCCTTGGATAAGGTTGTTATAAGAAAACTGTTTCTGGGCTATCACTGATCACgtgtggtgatgataatgatgaggatgaggatgatgatgatgaccacCCCCACCCAAAGCCGTAGTCTCTACATTCCTGGAGGCtgcctcagaatcacctgggggggttttaaaaaacatatagatTTCTACcccccggtgcagtggctcacacctgtaatcccaacactttgggaggccaaggtgggaggatcattgaggtcaggtgttggcgaccagtctggccaacatggcaaaaccctgtctctactaaaattacaaaaattagccgagcatggtggcacatgtctgtaatcccagctactcaggaggctgaggcacaagaatcacttgaacccaggaggcggggctgcagtgagccgagatcgtgccactgcactctagcctgggtgacagagtgagactctgtctcaaaaacaaacaaacatttatatatatacatgtatatatagatatatacatgtatatatagatatatacatgtatatatagatatatacatgtatatatagagagagagatttctAGGCTCTACCTTCAAAAGATTATAATTCAGTAGAAGATGATTATAATGTACAACTAGGTTTACAAACAATACATGGTACTAAAGATCTCAAATGACACATTCCCAAAAAGGACTATGTAGGAAAGACAGCAAATGTTGAGGGTCTTGGCTAACAGCAAGCACCTCTAGGCCAGCGTGTCCTGCCTGGCCCTGGGTAAGAGAGGCTTTCATGAAGGCAGGGGGCTTTGTGGCTTGGAGGGATGCTCCAATGCCTTATGCTCTAGTGGGTAGAAATGACCCCATTTATCTGGGGCAGGGGAGTCTACAGATTCTTCTGGGAACACTCAAGCCTGGAACCTTGGAGGATAGACTCAAACTGGATAGACCCAAGCCTGGAACCTTGGGAAGATAGCATCTCCGAGGTGGAGGCCTCCTCAGATCTGACGGGGAAGGTGGGCGCTGCATGCCCTAACAGTGGCACCCCCAATTCCCAGGCACCACCACAACCTCTTGATCTGCTCCTGCTCCATTCTCAGCTCCTGCACCACCTCCTCGAACTGCTGCTTCTCGGCCTCCAGCACCTGGTTAAGGCGCTCAAGCTCCTGAAGAGaccagagaggaagagaagagtcaCAGGTAGCAAAGGACCCCTGAGATCAGGATCCCCCAATCTATCCCAAGGGACCCTCTGGGATTAGCACAGCCTGGGTCATGTGCTACACCAGACTGGGAATTAAGTTCTAAGGCCCGCTGGCCCCACTCATTGACATGTAGTCCTGACAAACCCAAAATCCATGATGAACTGAGCCCACTGAAAACACATTTTGCATGCTGAAGACTGGGTTTAGGAACACTCCCAACATTACTCCCTGTGGCTGGAGGAAACTATAATTCTAAATGTCTACTCTGCAGGGCAGCTCCAGTCACTGCCATCATCAGGCAGGTTGGCTGTCCCTCACACCCGGAGGAAAGAGTGGTGAGTGTGTATTTCCATTCAAGATCCCTGGAGTGATGTCTGTTAGAAGTGGCAAGGAAAAGCTATTCCCAACCCAAAAGTCAGAGAATAAAGACTCTTTCTTTTTCTCGAGGTATCTGGGAAGCAATGACTCCAGGCGGCTTCAGCTTCCCTCTGCTCCGGCCCCAAAGTGGAGGAGAACTAGAAAGTGCAGGACAGGCCCCAGGGGACCAGACTTGCCCCTTCAGGAATCCCAGGAAGCCCAAGTGTTTTTCCAGCAAATATGTGTCCTCCAGGAGTCCTATTTTCCTGGGGTCCAGTGGCAGGTGGCATTGGGAGGCACATTTCATGTAATTTGGCTTGAAGCATTTTTGTGACAACTGCTTTGTTCTCCCACATTTTACACTGTAGGGGGATATTATTTCCACATTCACTTCGTTTCTCATCTTCCACCTCGAAATTCCACTCTCATTTTCACCTGGGGTCTTTGTTCCCAAGTTTAATGGAAACCCCACTGCGGAGGGAGGCTGTCTATATGGAGAAGTTGCCATGGACTTTGAGGAGATgcaaagaaggaataaaatatgaggcagaggaaggagcctGCGTTCAAACCCTACAACCTCCATCTCTAAACTACTTACCCAAAGAGTTGCTGTATCTTTCCCTTCTAATCATTACTGGCACTTTGGGCATGGATCACAGGTTACAAACTGACCTCAGTTTTTGCCAAATGTTGTCACCACCAAGACTGCTCGCTGCTcactggtattattattattaatattatgtttagagatggagtctctgtcactcaggcagagTGGCAcctgtgcagtggcacgatcatagctcattgcagccttgaactcccaagctcaagccatcctcccgcctcagcctcctgagtagttgggaccacaggctcaagccaccaagcccagctctcCCTGGCATTCTGATGCTCCTCCTGGGCACACCACATGGCCACAGTGCACCTGGTAAAGGTGAGTGGGTCCGTGGGACTAGCTAAAGCCAATGGAATGAGAGCAGAAGTGTGTTACTTCCAGGCAGTTGCCTTTAAGAGGCAATGCGTGATGTGCTATGTTCCCTTCCCCCTGTCATGGCAACCAGTGTCTATATACAAGATACCATATATagacataatataaatataattaaaattttattctttttttcttttgagacggagtctcactgttgcccaggctggagtgtagtagcacaatctcggctcactgcaacctctgccttccagattcaagcaattctcctgccccagcctcccgaatagctggaattacaggcactcaccaccacacctggctaatttttgtatttttagtagagatggggtttcaccatgttggccaggctggtctcgatctcctgacctaaggtgatctgcccgccttggcctcccaataaaattttcttcttatagACCCCAACCCTTCTTTGATGAAAT comes from the Symphalangus syndactylus isolate Jambi chromosome 8, NHGRI_mSymSyn1-v2.1_pri, whole genome shotgun sequence genome and includes:
- the PLEKHD1 gene encoding pleckstrin homology domain-containing family D member 1 isoform X2; the protein is MFTSKSNSVSPSPSLEQADSDALDISTKVQLYGVLWKRPFGRPSAKWSRRFFIIKESFLLYYSESEKKSFETNKYFNIHPKGVIPLGGCLVEPKEEPGMPYAMKISHQDFHGNILLAAESEFEQTQWLEMLQESGKVTWKNAQLGEAMIKSLEAQGLQLAKEKQEYLDKLMEETEELCLQREQREELSIEKKKTLEMLEENENHLQTLANQSEQPPPSGGLHSNLRQIEEKMQQLLEEKLLAEKRMKENEERSRALEEEREFYSSQSQALQNSLQELTAEKQQAERELKAEVKVRMDLERRLREAEGALRSLEQGLNSKVRNKEKEERMRADVSHLKRFFEECIRNAELEAKMPVIMKNSVYIHKAATRRIKSCRFHRRRSSTSWNDMKPSQSFMTSQLDANNMEELKEVAKRLSRDQRFRESIYHIMATQPGVPLALSRGGK
- the PLEKHD1 gene encoding pleckstrin homology domain-containing family D member 1 isoform X1, with amino-acid sequence MFTSKSNSVSPSPSLEQADSDALDISTKVQLYGVLWKRPFGRPSAKWSRRFFIIKESFLLYYSESEKKSFETNKYFNIHPKGVIPLGGCLVEPKEEPGMPYAMKISHQDFHGNILLAAESEFEQTQWLEMLQESGKVTWKNAQLGEAMIKSLEAQGLQLAKEKQEYLDKLMEETEELCLQREQREELERLNQVLEAEKQQFEEVVQELRMEQEQIKRELELTARCLKGVEQEKKELRHLTESLQQTLEELSIEKKKTLEMLEENENHLQTLANQSEQPPPSGGLHSNLRQIEEKMQQLLEEKLLAEKRMKENEERSRALEEEREFYSSQSQALQNSLQELTAEKQQAERELKAEVKVRMDLERRLREAEGALRSLEQGLNSKVRNKEKEERMRADVSHLKRFFEECIRNAELEAKMPVIMKNSVYIHKAATRRIKSCRFHRRRSSTSWNDMKPSQSFMTSQLDANNMEELKEVAKRLSRDQRFRESIYHIMATQPGVPLALSRGGK